The genomic DNA GTTCGTACTGATGTAGCTGCTCCTCTTCGGTGGGTATGCGCATACAGCAGCAGTAGATTACCTGCTAGTAAAGAAGTCGTATTTTGCAACGCGAACGATGATACTTTTATTCGGGCCGTGACTAATGGTCTCCTGCCATCTTGGACGTTGACACTTAGATCATGCGGCCGCGATCAATGTACCTCTCACGATGTACCTACTTGCATATAGTCATAAGATATGTGTCGTAAGGTCTTAGTATCATTGAAATAGAGACAGATACAAGCAGTTTGGCGACTGATATTACCAGGAGCCCAAAACGTCCTTTGGCCCAGTAAGTGACGAGGATTGGTGAGGTCATTTAGGGGGCTCTGGTTTCTGCGGATGCGTATGTAATGCCGGTATATGGTGATTCAGGTATGAGAGAGCAAGAAAGTAGCCGCAATGTTTTTGTCATTATTAGTTGTTATAGGTGATGTTCTAGATCTCCTAAGAAACGACTCTTTTAGTGATTGAATGCCGGGTACATTTTTCCAGGAGAGAATGAAATCCGTATGAGTCAGCCCGAAACTGATGAGAACGGTACAGCATTTACACGACGTCCAccgttacatgtattttgtttgGAAACAAAGAAGATTAGTGTTTGGCTGTATACATTCGGTTTACACATCTGCAACCTTCGATTCTGCCAGTTACTGGTTATCCAGTAAGTATAGATCCGTTTACCTCGAATAATTGCATCGGCACTGCTTACGAGTCTAAAGTTCTAACGAATCTCGTTTGCTATGAGGGTTTTAGGCAGTAAATAAGAAAGCTATTCGCGTCGAAGGTTGGATAAAAAATAGACAGCAACAGCTGAGGTACGCACAGGGAAGGCCGTATATTACGATTTGGTCGGTTAAAATGAATGGCAACAATAGCGAATCAGAAAATAGTCCGGGCAGcgccaatttttaatttgaaaatgatgccATGAAATAAGTCACGACGACCATCAGAAATATCATATACTTTTCTTATACTGTTCATAcacaaatacaataatgatAGGACTGTGGTTAAATGTAGTGACCTCTTTTTGTTGTACAGCACTATTTATAGGTTTTCAGCACTTGATGTCTGGCAGGAGAGGATAGAGCCTTTATCATGTTGACTGGTTCAGACTGGTTATTTGTAAGGGATAATTAGAGATAATGATGTTTAAGATTTACTTGTAACTTGTAAGAACAATTttagaattaaaagaaaaaacaactacAACTAAACGCGCGCAGTGAGTATCAACTGATAGCTAGTAAGATAAGCCACATTAGGTGGAAATTGTTCGTGGGCATCATTGTGGAAGATTAAGCAGAGCAAGAACTGAGAAAGTTCTCAAATGGAACGAGAAACAAACATCAGTTCAATAGACTTTGACGCTGAGTAACAGCTAGTAACTCAAGAAAATGACTAAGAAGTTAAaaagacttttaaaattttataaaacacACTGAATCAATAACAGCATGAATCAAAATCAACATCgtaacaacagcaaaaaattgCCGTTTCATTCGCGCGAACCATTGGAGCTCAATAAGCAGCAATAGAATAGCACAAAGTAAACTAACTGCTTCTGTCTCCTATCACGGAAAAGAACGCAAGGTCATGTTGACAGAAACTTTGCCactgacagttttctttgtggaTCTCAGAGTTTGATCAGCCTGGGGAGATAGTAATCGATACTTTCTACTGTACGTATACATCATCGGTGCTAAACATGTTAACAAGTGGCTTGCTTGAATACCTGGCTAGCTTGAAAAGCTTTCTTGAATACCTAACAATCGACAGTCCTAACAATCCACGATATCTACGTAAATGAAAACCAAACACTGCGGGTCTTACGATTGCAAAGTGGAAAAAATAGAAGTCAACTCATTGTGGCAACTGACTACAAACTACTACAAAGTAGTGACTGACGTTCTTCCCTTGTTTTCAGCCGTTCTTGTCGCGTGCGTATGAAACTCTTGTAGCACTGATGTCAataatttagtttaattttcttcagtttcttCAGTTTATCGTCTATATGTACTAAAAGATTTGAATATTCATATGCTTAATCAGTAGCGAAAGTTCATAGAATGGACAGTACCTGTGGGTCTTGCACTGTCTCTTCCTTGGTTTTGAGGTTTTCCGTCACTTTCTAATACatctaaagagaaaaaagacCGTCAAAACCAAGACTGACCATGTGTGTTTCTTCGGCAGTTCAAGTCTTCTCGCTGAAACTATTATCTTGGCGGTACTATTCTGTGTCCATTACTACCAGTTCTCTAAAGCGTGTGCTGATTACGGTCAGCATGTAATAGACAAATGCCTGCTGGCCAACTTATCGTAAGCATCGTATGCCCTCTCTTCTTCTAAGGAGGGAAGCACGAGGTACTTCGATAATTGAATAAATGGGAGATGGAACTTAGATCAAAGTCACTGTTTTTTGTCGACGGTTCGCAACTTTGCGGTCTTTGCGCTGAGAACACTGTCGGTATCTAAAGTACTAGCAAACACAAAAAGATCTAAAAAGACTGACACGTGTAATAGTTTGATATAATGTTAAATGCCTGTAGAGCAAGCAGTTTCTTTGGGTTGGAGACCTCTCTTCCAGGCTGCAAACATTGATTATTGTGTTTATCCTGTTCTGCGAAGGAActaattcaactttaaaaagcATTCAGGAATCAGTCACGCACTTCTTGACCGATGAGCTCTGATAAAAAGTAGTCGGAGGTTGCGCCTCTTCCAGTTCCTACGTGTACGTTGAAAAGCATTACTACATATTTACCTTGCAGTTTCTCTTCGTAAAACAAATTCGAGGAGGTGGCAACTTTAATTTCTGTGGCTCAATCCAGAGGAACTGCACTTGTTAAAGCTTTCCATGTTTCAACTTCGTGAAGTGAGAGACCTCGACGGAGTATTGCTGGTAGTAAGGGAGAATAAACTCCCGTGAACGTTTTGCTAAACAACGCAATAATGGATTTCGTACAAAGTAGATACACAGAATAATTGAGATGCATTATAGTCTCCATTAAAAATGTGGAGAGCCTCCGTATCTATGTCACACTCCAACCATTGCCCGTTCATGTAGAGATGAAGATCGAGAACAAAACCTGCAGTCTGGTCTTTTCAAATCCTACAAAGGCCTTATACTGTGTGCTGTTGAAGAAGAACACTGAGCCTTGTCAGATACAAGCACAGTACAGCCCCAGAAAATAGTTTTCACGATCTCAATTGCATCCATGTTTTAAATCAACTATTTTTATCAACTTCCCCGCATGCGTGCTCTTTATTTGACAAGACACCTCAATCAGCCAACCATGGACCCAGTGACTTGACACTTGACATAAGCTTTCTGGCTCTTTGTGTTCTAATTCCTAAGATCATCATCttttatgcctttttttttacggcAAATGAAGGAGGAATCCATGTCAAAATTATCCATTCACTGATGGCTCTTTGCTCGGTACGAAGGCCATATCGAATACAGTAACTCTTTGTTCAAAAAGCGCATCGCATGTTGCAGAACAATGTTGTCATTAACCGACGTTGCCTTTAGCCTTAAGGCACGATTCGATATGGAGATGATTCTGTGAAGGCACTGCTTCGAAAACTGCATTCTAGCATTATAAGCGTGGATCAGAGCGTTTTATGAAGCACATTTCAGGTGCTGCCATAATCGCGAGATTTTTTCTTGAGGTGATAAAATTTTTTGAATACCTTGTATATAGATGTGGTGTTGCACGCGTAACATGAAGTAACATGAGATATGCATCCGATATCTGATCTTTAGACATTTGAACTATTTCATCCAATCCAAATTTCTGATGTGATTAATACAGCTTAAGAAAGACTTAAATCCGACTACTGGCCATGGATGGGTGGATAAACTGAAGTTGACCCAAGATTTATACTACCCATGCATAAACAAACAGCTGAACCAAAGTaaaatcatgattttttctTATTGAAAGTACACATTACTCCCAGAAGCTATAAAAAATGTTTCGATTTGAACCCAACGTGATTTTTTTAGAAGTTTCTCGAAACGTTCAAGTTTGGCGTTTAAGGCCCGTGTGAGGAGTTCTAGAAACATTTCTTCAATTTACAAACTGAAGCAGCTCTTTAAAGGTAAAACACGCCCGTAAGATGTGTTTCATTGGGATGCAACAACACTGGCATCGTCCCAAAGAAAGGGATATAAGGAAAGCATGCAAGCATGAAATCCCCTTTTTGgaggttttaaaaaattctaaaaagcCTCATTTTGTTCAAAgggaaaattttttcaaagacgttCTTTTGGTAATGTGTTCTTTCAGTTAACGTGATAACAATTTTTACCTTATTGGCACATAAACCTCCCGGCAgcacacatgtccaatactcACCACTTGTTCACGACGAACCCCttagaacgtctgcgtgggcgGCTAGATAATGATTTGTAAAGAGAGAGGTTTCTTGtgtaaaaccaaaaacaaagaaaacctagttacgtaaaattccgaaaataagccctggggcttatatttttcaaaggccctttttgaggggtttatttttggaggggcttatctacggagggaaatttgcgtttcaaaatcgattgggctaaccttatagttggaagtaaatttaccgtttttcccttgttttactttgtattggAGAGCAATTTTTCAAGTACAAGCCCTCGGGGGGCCtacatttggaggggcgatttaacagagggttttttgcgttaccggtttggggggcttatacatggagaggcttattttcggaattttacggtatgacTTCATGGCGACCTCTTTTCGCTCTCCTCATGCAAGGGAATACGTattccagaatccgggaaatttttgctcttGGAATCCAGAAATCGGGAAAATTTTTTCggtgaaatctggaatcctgggctttggaatacgGAATACAGTTCAAGAAATCGGGAATCTCGCTAGTGGAGTCCAGCACCTGGAATCCGTACTGCATACAATGGAAGCGTTCCTAACGGACAGCTCTACTTACGCCCGCCTTAACAAAACCCCGTTTTTCTTAACTCCCATACAGTAAGTGGCCAGCTCAGGTTACGGACACCTTTTTCGCGTCCCGGGGGTGTATGCTTCATATGAGAGCTTCCACTGCACATAtttttagcctgcgtaacaaACGCTAAAAAGGGTAGGGGCGGGGATGTACCCTTCTCTAGTTTCCCCTCCCCATTCAACGCCCCCGAAGCAGGCTATATAGTTGCTCCCAGCTCTTCTGTGGTTGGCCTGGACTGAGAGCTTTGTTTATCAGATATAAACAAATGTCATGTGAGAAGTGCTGTCACAGGAAACTGATAGAGAATAAGCGATAAGTTAATGTCCCAGAAGTGGGAAAATAAAACACCATAAGGCAGACGATTATCATGTatcgattgtcatcgattgTTACTGTGTTTCAGTAATGAAtaaaaacttaaataaaataaatttctctCCATTTGGAATTTATATTCCCCATTCCCATAAAAGTGGATTTTCAGATCTTAATAGtaccaaaaaaattataaatgctCCATATGATTTGATCATAGTCAAAAATAAAACTTGCGAAGAGTTGTCTATTAGGTTTGCCAAAATTGTTGAGCTTTCTATATAATCTTCAAAAATGTTCCGTTAAATGAAAGAAACTGAAGTGACGGTGATATCAAACGTTTTCAAAGCGGTGATGTGCCGTTATGGAAGGTTTGTCCGGTGTTGTTGTCCAATAAGTTTGTAAGTTCAGTCAAATCCAGAACCAAATTGTCCGCTTTTGCTGCCGCCCGTAGCTTGGCTGATCGTGAGCGAGGATTAAGGTAAACCTCTTCATCCGAGGGGTAAATGACTTTTTTATGGAGGGGTAGCCATGTACTCGTCTTGGCTTTACCCGTGACATTCGTTCTCGAACGCAAATAACTCACTTCGGAGTgtgtttctttgaaaaaatgcctGACAATCGAGTCCTCTAGCGCGTGAAAGGAAATCACGACAAGGCGCCCTCCAGGGCAAAGAAGTTTATGTGCTGTTTTTAAAGCGCACTGAAGTTCGTTCAACTCGTCGTTTACAAGTATGCGTAGAGCTTGGAAGGTTCTTGCAGCAGGGTGCAGTTGACGCGAGAACCTGTCAGTTCTGACGTTACGAACTGCTGCAGTAACAATGGCTGCCAACTGTCTGGTGGATACTATTGGAATCCTGTCACGAGCTCGCACAATAGCACGAGATATAcggactaaaaagaaaaaaaaaagattagtcATACATTCACGTCTTATGCAGATAAAATGAACGTGTGCGTGAACCAGATGAGCTATTGGCCTAACCAATTAATCATTAGGGAGTCTAGAAATCGTCTTAAAACCATACCCGAATGAACACGATCCAGTCAATCTGGAAGGAGAAAAACGCAAAAGGCCATGTACAGTTGACCGGAAAATTCCAATGAAAACCTTGTTCCACTTCAAATCCATCTGATCCTCTGATAATAAAAGTTTTCTCCAAACTTTTTCTCCTTGCTTCAAAAGGCATTTTTAGGCAAAATTTCCGGGAGTGAACGGTTTAAACCCCAAAATTTGCCAGATAACAAGCAACTCAGGCAGTCAACCAGAGTGTAGGATTGGAAAGACTGCAAGCcagcaagtcagtcagtcaggccTAGTGTATGTTAAACAGAAGgagagtcagtcagtcagtcagttggtccAACAGTGTGCACAGCAAATTAATGATCTGCAAGTCAGCCAATTCGTCAGTCTGATAGAGTGTAGGTTGCACAGAAGGGCAGCCAGTTTTTCGTTTAGACATCGTGTAGAATAGGACTGCATGCCAGCCAGATGACCAGTCAAATAGTGAGTATGTTACACAGAAAGCCAGACAGTCAGTCcaccagtcagtcagtcagccagacAGTTTCTCActcggtcagtcagtcagtcagtcagacagCTAGTCAGTCAGTCACTCAGCCAGACAGCGTGTATGTTACACAGAgggtcagtcagccagtcagacTATGCACAGGGTAGACAGCAAGTTAATAGGCCTTCAAAGCTCCCAATCAATGAGTTCATGTAGACCTGCCAATCAATCTGATCAGTTAGCCAGTCTATCAACCCATTGGTCAGCTAACTTGccatatattcattcatttgcTCTTTACCCTCAGTTTCCAATCAGAccgtcagtcagtcagttagtgaATGGGTGAAATAAATAAGAGCAAGTAAATATGTAGTTGAAAGCTACCCTTAGCAAGGACCATGGACCCAGTACAGAGTTGTAATGTCCAGCAAATACTAACCTGCTTCCTTTTCTAGTCCATACTGTCTTAAAACAGCCGTAAGTTCTGTTTCATTAATAGAATTCACCACATCAGCTGCTGTCAGTGGTAATCTTTCACCTTTTGCCCCTTCTTTAGTGACATTCCTAACATCCATTCTCATGTCTAAAGGTCCatttttataaaatgaaaatcCTCTGTCAGGGTCGTCAAACTGAATACTGGATGCACCAATGTCAAGCAACATTCCATTCACAGATTCATTCTTGACACCATGGCTCTTTAGTACGTTATAGATATTACTAAATTTTCCTAAGACTGGAAACAGCCTTCCCTTAAATTCTGATCTTTCAGATAAAATGTCTGCTATTTCAATTGCAGCTGGATCTCTGTCTAAAGCAAAGACTTTACATTTTGCACTCATGAGGATTGCTGCAGAATGACCTCCAGACCCAAATGTGGCATCTATAAAAACCTTAAAAGTCAGGAAATAGAAATACATCACAGTAGTCTTACATACACTCACTCTCATAActgaatttattattaatattaatattatcattattattattatttttataatggTAACAAAAATCTGTATTAACATATGACCAATTTACATTCCACTAtcataaataacaaaataactgGAAAAATAAATAGATCTACCGAAAATTGTTTAAGCTTTTACTGGTTTTGTAAAGCTAAATCTCATAAGCTTAGAgaaccaaaggaaaataaaaataaaacaagggagaaaataagtaaaaagtaaaacacgcgTGGCAATTTATATATCACACCACAAAAATGTCTCAAATTTGAGAGTTGCAATAATATTAGAATATTGTTTATCTGAGCAACAGTAGCTTTAGGAACTTTAAGTACAGAATtaggcaaaagaaaaaataactgtTTCATTCTGACGTGACAAATTTCCGCGAGCGAATCGAAACCGATGACAACTTTCATCACTTACTTGGCCATCACGGGGAGCAAGAAAGCTCAAACATTCCTTCAACATCACGGGAACATGGACGGTGTGGGAATCACCTTGAGTGCAGAAGCATCGCAGTTTCTGGTACGGAAATATAAACAGACTTCTCGCGCAATATAAAGACAAGGGActcgccgccattttgtttacgTGTACGAGTCATATATGAAGCCCCATTCGTTTGATGGATGCAGCTGCTGATGATGTACCGCAGTCCCAAGCGcgctcactttcaaaatggcgactGCCAGAGCACACCACGTTGACCCAGTGGAAAGATTGCAAGAAGAACTCAAAGCTTGGAAGCACGATCACCCAAAGGTCGGTAAAACCAGCTTTTAGATTATTTAAACTACTCTGTGAAGTTGATCAGTGAAAGTTTTGTAAATTCTGCATTATCTGCAAGGCAACTCCTGCATGTCATTCTTGAGTTGTCACTTTCCAAAATAAGTTATAGAGTCTGTTATTACCTTctcttttttaggattttatgGCAGACCCTGTCAAGAAGGACAATGGAGAAATCGACTGGCTAACGTGGCAGTGTGGTGATTATGAAgatcaataattatttgttaaattatttcttGCACCTATAAGAGCTAGCTATGGGACATTCCATCTTTTAAGCaaccctcccccttcccccataGATGGCGGTTTTGACAGGAGGGGTTCGGATTCCTCCGAAATTAGACTCTTTGGACATGTTTTCAAAAAGACCGGAAAAAGAGTAACTGCGAAGGTACTTCATTGTTAAAAGGGTATGTGCTGACAGAAAATTGAGGCTTTGGATTTCAGCCATATTTAGGGGGGTAGGGGTTGTGGATAAAAAAGTGGAACTGCGAATTCCCTCTGATGGTTTCTTGCCTCCCCCACACACGTCTTTGGGGGTTCATcaggcaggaacgcgtgacaaacccctaagaacgtctgcggggGAGGGTAGATGGTTTCATAATTTGCAGGGTTTGTTGTTTAAaagcttatattttttaaattgctAAATTTCTAATTTTTCATAATATCTGATTTACCAAACAGCTATTCCAGGACCCAAGAAGGTATAGTAAAAATGTGTATTGTGTCTAATAATTTTCTGCAGGTTTTTGTCCCCACTTCCTGCACCCCCATGTTAAGCcaaagccctagggattttctCCTCTGATGAAGGAGAAAGAAAGTGCTCCCAGATGCTGCAATCAACTGTATGTCTTGATTTTTACATTTGgtcttttttgctgttttccttgtatttcctttatttattaaaccttttttttctatttccatTTTGCTCTTCAGACCCTCTGGGAAGGTGGTTTTTACAAGTTGCAGCTTACATTCCCTCAAGACTATCCTTTTTCACCACCTAAATGTGAGTTATGTTcagaaataagaaataatagAAGACATTGACCAAGGCCATGCCCAGTTGCAGTGTTATGTGCTGGCAGCCTGAGGAGTGCCCCCTTACTGCCATCCCCCCATCTCTCTCTCAAAGTTTCTATTGGGAAATACTTGaatgcaaggctgtgctctaatgAAAATTGAAGGGGGCCCAAAAATACGATGAACCTGTAAAAtttagggtgcccagcatatgatttgaatgaaaaaactaaagattttctagttgcccgagggcaaaagttaggcgccaggggccactGGGCTCTGCTAGAACACAGCCCTGTGAATATACTTGCTG from Porites lutea chromosome 6, jaPorLute2.1, whole genome shotgun sequence includes the following:
- the LOC140940889 gene encoding ribosomal RNA small subunit methyltransferase H-like; the protein is MAASPLSLYCARSLFIFPYQKLRCFCTQGDSHTVHVPVMLKECLSFLAPRDGQVFIDATFGSGGHSAAILMSAKCKVFALDRDPAAIEIADILSERSEFKGRLFPVLGKFSNIYNVLKSHGVKNESVNGMLLDIGASSIQFDDPDRGFSFYKNGPLDMRMDVRNVTKEGAKGERLPLTAADVVNSINETELTAVLRQYGLEKEAVRISRAIVRARDRIPIVSTRQLAAIVTAAVRNVRTDRFSRQLHPAARTFQALRILVNDELNELQCALKTAHKLLCPGGRLVVISFHALEDSIVRHFFKETHSEVSYLRSRTNVTGKAKTSTWLPLHKKVIYPSDEEVYLNPRSRSAKLRAAAKADNLVLDLTELTNLLDNNTGQTFHNGTSPL